A portion of the Gorilla gorilla gorilla isolate KB3781 chromosome X, NHGRI_mGorGor1-v2.1_pri, whole genome shotgun sequence genome contains these proteins:
- the EFNB1 gene encoding ephrin-B1, with product MARPGQRWLGKWLVAMVVWALCRLATPLAKNLEPVSWSSLNPKFLSGKGLVIYPKIGDKLDIICPRAEAGRPYEYYKLYLVRPEQAAACSTVLDPNVLVTCNRPEQEIRFTIKFQEFSPNYMGLEFKKHHDYYITSTSNGSLEGLENREGGVCRTRTMKIVMKVGQDPNAVTPEQLTTSRPSKEADNTVKMATQAPGSRGSLGDSDGKHETVNQEEKSGPGASGGSSGDPDGFFNSKVALFAAVGAGCVIFLLIIIFLTVLLLKLRKRHRKHTQQRAAALSLSTLASPKGGSGTAGTEPSDIIIPLRTTENNYCPHYEKVSGDYGHPVYIVQEMPPQSPANIYYKV from the exons ATGGCTCGGCCTGGGCAGCGTTGGCTCGGCAAGTGGCTTGTGGCGATGGTCGTGTGGGCGCTGTGCCGGCTCGCCACACCGCTGGCCAAGAACCTGGAGCCCGTATCCTGGAGCTCCCTCAACCCCAA GTTCCTGAGTGGGAAGGGCTTGGTGATCTATCCGAAAATTGGAGACAAGCTGGACATCATCTGCCCCCGAGCAGAAGCAGGGCGGCCCTATGAGTACTACAAGCTGTACCTGGTGCGGCCTGAGCAGGCAGCTGCCTGTAGCACAGTGCTCGACCCCAACGTGTTGGTCACCTGCAATAGGCCAGAGCAGGAAATACGCTTTACCATCAAGTTCCAGGAGTTCAGCCCCAACTACATGGGCCTGGAGTTCAAGAAGCACCATGATTACTACATTACCT CAACATCCAATGGAAGCCTGGAGGGGCTGGAAAACCGGGAGGGCGGTGTGTGCCGCACACGCACCATGAAGATCGTCATGAAGGTTGGGCAAG ATCCCAATGCTGTGACGCCTGAGCAGCTGACTACCAGCAGGCCCAGCAAGGAGGCAGACAACACTGTCAAGATGGCCACACAGGCCCCTGGTAGTCGGGGCTCCCTGGGTGACTCTGATGGCAAGCATG AGACTGTGAACCAGGAAGAGAAGAGTGGCCCAGGTGCAAGTGGGGGCAGCAGCGGGGACCCTGATGGCTTCTTCAACTCCAAGGTGGCATTGTTCGCAGCTGTCGGTGCCGGTTGCGTCATCTTCCTGCTCATCATCATCTTCCTGACGGTCCTACTACTGAAGCTACGCAAGCGGCACCGCAAGCACACACAGCAGCGGGCGGCTGCCCTCTCGCTCAGTACCCTGGCCAGTCCCAAGGGGGGCAGTGGCACAGCGGGCACCGAGCCCAGCGACATCATCATTCCCTTACGGACTACAGAGAACAACTACTGCCCCCACTATGAGAAGGTGAGTGGGGACTACGGGCACCCTGTCTACATCGTCCAAGAGATGCCGCCCCAGAGCCCGGCGAACATCTACTACAAGGTCTGA